In a single window of the Caproicibacterium sp. BJN0003 genome:
- the ilvD gene encoding dihydroxy-acid dehydratase: MNSDAVRNDMPKRALFHALGLTDEEIERPLIGIVSSQNEVVPGHMNLDKIVEAVKMGVSMAGGTPLAFPAIAVCDGIAMGHRGMKYSLVTRELIADSTEAMALAHAFDALVMVPNCDKNVPGLLMAAARLNLPTIFVSGGPMMAGRVDGQKTSFSSASEAAGAFAAGKIDEAKLKDFEYHTCPTCGSCSGMYTANSMNCLTEVLGMGLKGNGTIPAVYSERLMLAKHAGMQVMELLKKNILPRDIMTKEAFENALTVDMALGCSTNSMLHLPAIAHECGIEIDLSIANQISDRTPNLCHLAPAGHTYMEDLNEAGGVYAVMNELTKKNLLHTDLMTVTGKTVGENIAPCKNRDPEVIRPIDNPYSTTGGIAVLHGNLAPEGCVVKRSAVSPSMLAHEGPARVFECEEDAMTAITGGKIHEGDVIVIRYEGPKGGPGMREMLNPTSAIMGCGLGESVALITDGRFSGATRGAAIGHVSPEAAVGGPIALVKDGDLISIDIMKNTLEVRVSEEEMAKRRKEWHAPEKKLTGYLKRYAKLVTDGMHGAVVD; the protein is encoded by the coding sequence ATGAACAGTGATGCAGTCAGAAATGATATGCCTAAACGTGCGCTTTTCCATGCGCTGGGTTTAACCGATGAAGAGATTGAGCGGCCTCTGATCGGAATTGTCAGCTCACAAAATGAGGTTGTTCCGGGACATATGAACCTGGATAAAATTGTGGAGGCTGTTAAAATGGGCGTTTCCATGGCGGGTGGAACCCCCTTGGCCTTTCCAGCGATTGCGGTTTGCGACGGAATTGCTATGGGACACCGTGGAATGAAATATTCTTTGGTTACCCGGGAACTGATTGCCGACAGCACAGAAGCAATGGCTTTAGCCCACGCCTTTGATGCACTGGTAATGGTGCCGAACTGCGATAAAAATGTGCCAGGACTCTTGATGGCGGCAGCGCGGTTAAATCTTCCTACCATATTTGTTTCCGGCGGCCCGATGATGGCCGGCAGAGTAGATGGGCAGAAAACAAGCTTTTCCAGCGCAAGTGAAGCGGCAGGCGCCTTTGCTGCTGGAAAAATTGATGAAGCAAAACTCAAAGATTTTGAATATCATACCTGCCCGACCTGCGGTTCCTGTTCGGGAATGTATACCGCAAATTCGATGAACTGTCTGACGGAAGTTCTTGGAATGGGACTGAAAGGAAACGGAACCATTCCGGCAGTTTATTCCGAACGTCTAATGCTGGCAAAGCACGCCGGAATGCAAGTTATGGAGCTCTTAAAGAAAAATATTCTGCCCCGGGATATTATGACAAAAGAAGCGTTTGAAAATGCTTTAACAGTGGATATGGCTCTCGGCTGCAGTACAAACAGTATGCTGCATTTGCCGGCGATCGCCCATGAATGCGGAATTGAGATTGATCTCTCGATTGCAAATCAGATCAGTGACCGCACGCCGAATCTTTGCCATTTGGCTCCGGCCGGCCATACTTATATGGAAGACCTTAATGAGGCAGGCGGCGTTTATGCGGTGATGAATGAGCTTACGAAAAAGAACCTGCTTCATACCGATTTGATGACGGTTACCGGGAAAACGGTCGGAGAAAATATTGCGCCCTGTAAAAACCGTGATCCCGAAGTCATTCGTCCTATTGACAATCCTTACAGCACGACCGGAGGAATTGCCGTTCTGCACGGCAATCTTGCACCGGAAGGCTGTGTGGTAAAGCGTTCGGCAGTATCGCCTTCTATGCTCGCACATGAAGGACCTGCACGCGTTTTTGAATGTGAAGAAGATGCAATGACGGCAATTACCGGAGGCAAGATTCATGAGGGAGATGTAATTGTTATTCGCTATGAAGGCCCCAAAGGCGGACCTGGAATGCGCGAAATGCTGAATCCCACCTCTGCAATTATGGGGTGCGGCCTTGGAGAAAGCGTTGCGTTGATTACAGATGGACGTTTTTCAGGCGCGACCCGTGGCGCTGCGATTGGCCATGTCTCTCCGGAAGCAGCAGTTGGCGGCCCGATTGCTTTGGTGAAAGACGGAGACCTGATTTCAATTGATATCATGAAAAATACACTGGAAGTGCGCGTCTCGGAAGAAGAAATGGCAAAGCGCCGCAAAGAATGGCATGCACCCGAAAAGAAATTAACCGGGTATCTGAAGCGCTATGCAAAATTGGTAACAGACGGAATGCATGGTGCAGTTGTTGATTAA
- a CDS encoding Crp/Fnr family transcriptional regulator, with product MQEGMDFHFETPKNGWSDLIKGLPAKTYEKGEILYLQGQQDSYFYYLKSGKVKIFLTSEKGMEKTLTQLSPDSLFGEAAFLDGLPRMSSAKVTEDAEVIPIGRAELVARFRESPNLALQMLQFLAKTVRMLSSQVDTISFLPAETRVSQQLLALPRKNGCVTCTQQDLAELTGSSRVTVSRVIRHFSEKGWIHCSYRSICILDPEALEGLL from the coding sequence ATGCAAGAAGGAATGGATTTCCATTTTGAAACGCCCAAAAACGGCTGGTCGGATCTAATTAAAGGGCTTCCTGCAAAGACTTATGAAAAAGGAGAAATCCTTTATCTTCAAGGGCAGCAGGATTCTTATTTTTACTATCTCAAGTCAGGAAAGGTAAAAATTTTTCTGACTTCAGAAAAGGGCATGGAGAAAACGCTGACACAGCTTTCCCCGGATAGTCTTTTCGGAGAAGCAGCATTCTTGGATGGTCTTCCGAGAATGTCCTCAGCAAAAGTGACCGAAGATGCCGAAGTCATTCCGATCGGGCGTGCGGAATTAGTTGCCCGATTCCGGGAATCTCCGAATCTTGCACTGCAGATGCTGCAATTCCTGGCAAAGACAGTGCGAATGCTTTCTTCTCAAGTAGATACGATCAGCTTTCTGCCTGCAGAAACGCGCGTCTCTCAGCAGCTTTTAGCACTTCCCCGAAAGAATGGCTGTGTTACCTGTACGCAGCAGGATCTAGCAGAATTGACCGGCTCTTCCCGTGTAACGGTCAGTAGGGTAATCCGCCACTTTTCTGAAAAAGGATGGATTCACTGCAGCTACCGCTCCATCTGTATTTTGGACCCGGAAGCATTAGAAGGACTTTTATAA
- the leuC gene encoding 3-isopropylmalate dehydratase large subunit, producing the protein MGMTMTQKILAAHAGLESVTVGQLIEAKLDLVLGNDITSPVAINEFEKCGAQSIFDKNRIALVLDHFVPNKDIKAAEQCRQTRDFAGKYDIKNFFDVGRMGIEHALLPEQGLVGPGDCVIGADSHTCTYGALGAFSTGVGSTDMAAGMISGKAWFKVPSAIKVVLKGKLPPYVSGKDVILHLIGEIGVDGALYQSLEFTGEGVKALSMDDRLCISNMAIEAGAKNGIFPVDDVTLAYEKGRFEREPKIYSADPDAEYTREVMIDLNTLRPTVSFPHLPENTKTIDEAAGVKMDQAVIGSCTNGRMEDMRTAAAILKGRKVAKGLRCIVIPATQQIYLDCLREGLLEIFIEAGAVVSTPTCGPCLGGYMGILGKGERAVSTTNRNFVGRMGHVESEVYLASPAVAAASAVTGVLTDPAKLPAVD; encoded by the coding sequence GTGGGAATGACCATGACGCAGAAAATTTTAGCAGCGCATGCCGGCTTGGAAAGTGTAACCGTCGGACAGCTAATTGAGGCAAAACTGGATCTGGTTTTGGGAAATGACATCACTAGTCCGGTTGCAATTAATGAATTTGAAAAATGCGGTGCACAGAGCATTTTCGATAAGAATCGCATTGCACTGGTTCTTGATCATTTTGTGCCAAATAAAGATATTAAAGCTGCGGAACAATGCCGGCAGACTCGTGATTTTGCTGGAAAATATGATATCAAAAACTTTTTTGATGTAGGCAGAATGGGAATTGAACATGCTCTTTTGCCGGAGCAGGGTTTGGTGGGTCCCGGAGACTGTGTAATCGGTGCAGACAGTCATACCTGTACCTATGGCGCTTTAGGCGCATTTTCCACCGGCGTTGGAAGCACCGATATGGCAGCAGGCATGATCAGCGGAAAAGCATGGTTTAAAGTACCTTCTGCAATCAAGGTCGTACTAAAAGGGAAGCTTCCGCCTTATGTTTCAGGAAAAGATGTGATTCTGCACCTGATTGGAGAAATCGGTGTGGATGGTGCCCTGTATCAGTCTTTGGAGTTTACAGGGGAGGGGGTCAAGGCACTCTCGATGGACGACCGCCTCTGTATCTCAAATATGGCAATCGAAGCCGGCGCGAAAAACGGAATTTTTCCGGTGGATGATGTGACTTTGGCTTATGAAAAAGGGCGTTTCGAGAGAGAACCAAAAATTTATTCAGCCGACCCGGATGCCGAATACACCCGCGAAGTAATGATCGACCTTAATACACTTCGGCCGACTGTAAGTTTTCCGCATCTGCCGGAAAATACAAAGACGATCGATGAAGCGGCGGGAGTGAAAATGGACCAGGCGGTGATCGGTTCCTGTACAAATGGCCGAATGGAGGATATGCGTACGGCGGCGGCGATTCTGAAAGGACGCAAGGTCGCAAAAGGATTGCGCTGCATTGTGATTCCGGCGACACAGCAGATTTATCTGGACTGTCTGCGGGAAGGACTTTTGGAAATCTTTATTGAGGCGGGAGCAGTTGTCAGTACGCCTACCTGCGGCCCCTGTCTTGGCGGTTATATGGGAATTCTCGGAAAAGGGGAACGCGCAGTTTCTACAACGAATCGAAATTTTGTCGGGCGTATGGGTCATGTAGAAAGCGAAGTTTATCTGGCAAGCCCTGCGGTTGCAGCAGCAAGTGCGGTGACCGGAGTTCTGACTGATCCAGCCAAACTGCCTGCGGTTGACTAA
- the leuD gene encoding 3-isopropylmalate dehydratase small subunit → MIANGTVHKYGDNVDTDVIIPARYLNTASHEELAKHCMEDIDATFVSKVKAGDIIVANKNFGCGSSREHAPIAIKASGISCVIASTFARIFYRNSINIGLPILECPEAAQEIKDGDEVEVNFNSGKILDKTLGKTFQAQPFPPFIQNIIEKGGLLNSLKDR, encoded by the coding sequence ATGATTGCTAACGGAACGGTTCATAAGTATGGAGACAATGTAGACACAGATGTTATTATTCCGGCCCGATACTTGAATACGGCTTCTCATGAGGAGCTTGCAAAGCACTGCATGGAAGATATTGACGCAACATTTGTATCAAAAGTAAAGGCTGGTGATATTATTGTTGCAAATAAAAATTTTGGCTGCGGCTCTTCTCGAGAGCATGCCCCAATTGCGATTAAAGCGAGCGGAATTTCCTGTGTAATCGCTAGTACTTTTGCGCGGATTTTTTATCGCAATTCCATTAATATCGGTCTGCCGATTTTGGAATGCCCCGAGGCTGCTCAGGAAATTAAAGACGGCGACGAAGTGGAAGTGAATTTTAATTCCGGAAAAATTTTAGACAAAACCCTCGGAAAAACTTTTCAGGCACAGCCTTTCCCTCCATTTATTCAGAATATTATTGAAAAGGGCGGTTTGCTTAATTCTTTAAAAGATCGCTGA
- a CDS encoding response regulator transcription factor — MSQGKILVVDDDQNICELLRLYIEKEDFDVVIANDGRKALAMFDAQAPDLVLLDIMLPELDGWQVCREIRKKSQCPIIMITAKGEVFDKVLGLELGADDYVVKPFEAKEVVARIKAVMRRIGKTENNTVKEVKYDKLSINLTNYELKVNGKVIDTPPKEMELIYHLASNPNRVFTRDQLLDEVWGFDYYGDSRTVDVHIKRLREKLEGVSDQWSLKTVWGVGYKFEVKE, encoded by the coding sequence ATGTCACAAGGAAAAATACTGGTCGTTGATGATGACCAGAATATCTGCGAATTACTCCGCCTATATATTGAAAAAGAAGATTTCGACGTTGTGATTGCAAATGACGGCCGCAAGGCCTTAGCAATGTTCGATGCACAGGCCCCTGATTTGGTCCTGCTCGATATCATGCTTCCAGAACTTGACGGCTGGCAGGTCTGCCGTGAAATTCGAAAAAAGAGCCAATGCCCGATTATCATGATTACCGCGAAAGGGGAAGTCTTCGATAAAGTGCTTGGTCTGGAGCTTGGTGCCGACGATTATGTCGTGAAACCTTTTGAAGCCAAAGAAGTTGTTGCCCGTATTAAAGCGGTCATGCGCAGAATCGGAAAAACGGAAAATAATACCGTAAAAGAAGTTAAGTATGATAAGCTTTCTATTAATCTTACGAATTATGAATTAAAGGTCAATGGAAAAGTAATTGATACACCGCCTAAGGAGATGGAACTGATCTATCATTTGGCAAGCAATCCAAACCGCGTCTTTACAAGAGATCAACTATTGGATGAGGTTTGGGGATTCGATTACTACGGGGACAGCCGTACGGTCGATGTGCATATTAAACGTTTGCGTGAAAAATTAGAGGGCGTTTCAGATCAGTGGTCTTTAAAGACGGTATGGGGAGTCGGATATAAATTTGAAGTCAAAGAATAA
- a CDS encoding ATP-binding protein: MKSKNKCGSPFGDRTIFKKYLRVTMLLILVSFIFLGLVMMMFVSNNWRQEKRDILEKGARNIADIASRQVTQDEDGDYQLATESVNAFLKAFSENSQSDVFITDNSGNILLVCRGTSDTFQKQAIPENVMAQTLSGMYDGQSTLGGVYEKSCYVVGIPITVATENGTKAVGAVFNSVSALSLSMYRMDMLKMFVFAALAAFLISFCVVWLFSYNLVKPLRDMAAAVRSFGEGDFSVRVPVTTRDEMGELAVAFNHMADSLATGESSSRSFIANVSHELKTPMTTISGFIDGILDGTIPPEKQEHYLKIVSSEVKRLSRLVKSMLNLSRIDSGELRLRPATFDINQTVLDAMLSFEKPIEDKKLEVRGLEDSVSIKVDGDPDMIHQVVYNLIENAVKFTNEGGYIEVRTEDLKDRVVVHIKNSGEGIAPDEITRIFQRFYKTDKSRSKDKTGMGLGLYIVRTIIKLHGGEITVSSVQGEFSEFSFWLPKQHYLEENQKHSEKRLDKKTDSKKHSSLKKSKNKKNKTDSHHTGGNV; the protein is encoded by the coding sequence TTGAAGTCAAAGAATAAATGCGGAAGCCCTTTTGGCGACCGAACGATTTTTAAAAAATATCTGCGGGTCACGATGCTGCTGATCCTTGTCAGCTTCATTTTCCTTGGCCTTGTAATGATGATGTTTGTCAGCAATAACTGGAGACAGGAAAAACGGGATATTCTTGAAAAAGGTGCCCGCAATATTGCCGATATTGCATCCAGACAGGTCACCCAAGATGAAGATGGAGATTATCAGCTTGCGACCGAAAGTGTAAATGCTTTTTTAAAGGCATTTAGTGAAAATTCTCAGTCCGATGTTTTTATTACGGATAATAGCGGCAATATTTTGCTTGTTTGCCGCGGAACTTCCGATACTTTTCAAAAACAGGCGATTCCGGAAAACGTGATGGCTCAGACTCTTTCGGGAATGTATGACGGGCAATCTACTTTGGGCGGGGTTTATGAGAAATCTTGTTATGTTGTGGGAATCCCGATTACGGTTGCTACAGAAAACGGGACAAAGGCAGTCGGAGCTGTTTTTAACTCTGTCAGCGCTTTGTCACTAAGCATGTACCGCATGGATATGCTTAAAATGTTTGTTTTTGCCGCACTGGCTGCCTTTTTGATCAGCTTTTGTGTCGTATGGCTATTCTCCTATAATCTCGTCAAGCCATTGCGTGATATGGCAGCGGCAGTACGCAGCTTTGGAGAAGGGGACTTTAGCGTACGGGTACCGGTTACGACTCGTGATGAAATGGGAGAACTGGCAGTGGCGTTTAACCATATGGCGGATTCGCTTGCTACTGGAGAATCTTCCAGCCGCAGTTTTATTGCCAATGTGAGTCATGAACTTAAAACACCGATGACGACTATTTCAGGATTTATTGATGGAATTTTGGATGGTACAATTCCGCCGGAAAAACAAGAACATTACTTAAAAATTGTTTCTTCTGAAGTAAAACGTCTTTCAAGATTAGTAAAAAGTATGCTGAATCTTTCTCGCATTGACAGCGGAGAACTTAGGCTGCGACCGGCGACTTTTGATATTAATCAGACTGTTCTGGATGCCATGCTTTCGTTTGAAAAGCCGATTGAGGATAAAAAATTGGAAGTTCGGGGTCTGGAGGACAGTGTCAGCATAAAAGTTGACGGAGATCCTGATATGATTCATCAGGTAGTCTATAATCTGATTGAAAATGCGGTTAAGTTTACAAATGAAGGCGGCTATATCGAAGTTCGTACGGAAGATCTAAAAGATCGGGTGGTCGTCCATATTAAAAACAGTGGCGAAGGAATTGCGCCGGATGAAATCACACGGATTTTTCAGCGGTTCTATAAGACGGATAAATCACGCTCAAAAGATAAAACTGGGATGGGATTGGGCCTCTACATTGTACGTACAATTATCAAACTGCACGGCGGAGAAATTACAGTCAGTTCCGTTCAAGGAGAATTTAGCGAATTTTCTTTCTGGCTGCCTAAGCAGCATTACTTGGAGGAAAACCAGAAACATTCAGAAAAACGGTTGGACAAGAAAACGGATTCCAAAAAACATTCGTCTCTGAAAAAATCTAAAAACAAAAAGAACAAAACAGATTCTCACCATACAGGAGGAAATGTATGA
- a CDS encoding S1C family serine protease: protein MTDDQKTKSLNDEAEQPQDISPEKSENHENTQPEVSEDCPKERMPVEDHVEIPSDEINSSCSKTSEEENHSEINVTPQNPSPNGFGYGTGTMSQKGTYGNRAEPQNPSQNGFGYGTGTMPQKGTYGNGAEPQNPSPNGFGYGTGTMPQKGTYGNGAEPQNPSQNGFGYGTGTMPQKGTYGNRAEPQNPSQNGFGYGTGTMPQKGTYGNRAEPQNPSQNGFGYGTGTMPQKGAYENRAEPQNPSQSGFGYGTGTMPQKGTYGNGAEPQDPSQNSFGYGQRNGAGGNPPPPGGFYAPPGAPMPRGPRPKMSMQTKVILGVFIGLAVIFLAVGIGVSIFYTVNHTDSGVVQNPSSSESGGKDPSSNSSEFETPEHPYIEDGETSNAKITMVPKTGSPMDATEIFQKVSPSVVGVVAEVSDGSGNTETSQGTGIIASSDGVILTNSHVINNSKKTKVKVILQDGSEYEASVKGYDKTSDLALLKISAQNLPAAVFGNADEMQVGEKAYAIGNPGGIQYAYSMTDGIISALHRPITSHSENGITYIQTNVAINPGNSGGPLINDYGQVVGITSNKIIASGVEGMGFAIPINQTADIINQLISNGYVNGRGRLGITVKNLSGWEQNAYDIDGGVSIYSINDDSPLKGTKINAGDILLQIDGEQVDSFSDMTNMMGKYHAGDSVTLTVFSVNQGENVDVQVTLLEDKSDN from the coding sequence ATGACGGATGATCAGAAAACAAAATCTTTGAATGATGAAGCAGAACAGCCTCAGGACATTTCTCCGGAAAAATCAGAAAATCATGAAAACACACAGCCTGAAGTTTCAGAAGACTGTCCCAAGGAAAGAATGCCTGTGGAAGATCATGTGGAGATACCATCGGATGAAATAAACTCCTCTTGTTCTAAAACATCTGAAGAAGAAAATCATTCTGAAATCAATGTGACCCCGCAGAATCCTAGCCCGAATGGCTTTGGTTATGGAACTGGCACAATGTCGCAAAAAGGCACTTACGGAAACAGAGCGGAGCCGCAGAATCCTAGCCAGAATGGCTTTGGCTATGGAACTGGCACAATGCCGCAAAAAGGCACTTACGGAAACGGAGCGGAGCCGCAGAATCCTAGCCCGAATGGCTTTGGTTATGGAACTGGCACAATGCCGCAAAAAGGCACTTACGGAAACGGAGCGGAACCGCAGAATCCTAGCCAGAATGGCTTTGGCTATGGAACTGGCACAATGCCGCAAAAAGGCACTTACGGAAACAGAGCGGAGCCGCAGAATCCTAGCCAGAATGGCTTTGGTTATGGAACTGGCACAATGCCGCAAAAAGGCACTTACGGAAACAGAGCGGAGCCGCAGAATCCTAGCCAGAATGGCTTTGGCTATGGAACTGGTACGATGCCGCAAAAAGGTGCTTACGAAAACAGAGCGGAGCCGCAGAATCCTAGTCAGAGTGGGTTTGGTTATGGAACTGGCACAATGCCGCAAAAAGGCACTTACGGAAACGGAGCGGAGCCGCAGGACCCGAGTCAGAATAGTTTTGGCTATGGACAGAGGAATGGAGCTGGCGGAAATCCGCCACCTCCTGGTGGGTTTTATGCACCTCCGGGAGCACCAATGCCGCGTGGGCCAAGACCTAAGATGAGCATGCAGACTAAAGTGATTTTGGGAGTTTTTATTGGCTTAGCAGTCATCTTTTTGGCTGTCGGAATAGGAGTATCAATCTTTTATACAGTAAACCATACAGATTCCGGCGTAGTACAGAATCCCTCTTCTTCTGAATCTGGAGGAAAAGATCCTTCTTCTAACAGCAGTGAATTTGAAACACCGGAACATCCTTATATTGAAGACGGAGAGACTTCTAATGCAAAAATTACAATGGTACCTAAAACCGGCAGCCCAATGGATGCAACTGAAATTTTTCAGAAAGTTAGCCCCAGTGTTGTTGGAGTCGTTGCAGAAGTTTCTGACGGCAGCGGAAATACCGAAACCAGTCAGGGAACTGGGATCATTGCCAGCAGTGACGGCGTGATTTTAACGAACTCTCATGTGATTAATAATTCCAAGAAGACCAAAGTAAAAGTCATTTTACAGGACGGCAGCGAATATGAAGCAAGTGTAAAAGGGTATGATAAAACCAGCGATTTAGCTCTGCTTAAAATTAGTGCCCAAAATTTACCTGCTGCTGTCTTTGGAAATGCTGACGAAATGCAGGTGGGTGAAAAAGCTTATGCAATCGGGAATCCCGGCGGAATTCAATATGCGTATTCTATGACGGATGGGATTATTTCTGCATTGCATCGGCCTATTACCAGCCATTCTGAAAACGGGATTACCTATATCCAGACAAATGTTGCCATTAACCCTGGTAATTCCGGAGGTCCACTGATCAATGACTACGGACAGGTGGTTGGAATTACTTCCAATAAAATTATTGCAAGCGGCGTGGAAGGTATGGGCTTTGCGATTCCGATTAATCAGACTGCTGATATTATTAACCAGCTGATTTCTAATGGCTATGTCAATGGCCGTGGCCGCCTTGGGATCACCGTTAAAAATCTTAGTGGTTGGGAACAGAATGCCTATGATATTGACGGTGGTGTCTCTATTTATTCAATCAACGATGACAGCCCTCTTAAGGGGACCAAAATAAATGCCGGAGATATTCTATTACAAATCGATGGGGAACAGGTCGATTCTTTCAGTGATATGACAAATATGATGGGAAAATATCATGCAGGAGATTCTGTCACTTTAACGGTCTTTTCGGTTAATCAAGGAGAAAATGTTGATGTGCAGGTCACTCTTTTAGAAGATAAAAGCGATAATTAG
- a CDS encoding LysR family transcriptional regulator: MLQEMAYVYEVYRERSFSKAAKNLYISQPALSTYVKRVENQIGQKIFDRNVTPIELTEAGRAYIDTAEKILTDEKDLIRYLNDLSDMKTGTITIGGTHFYSSYLLPPIIKEFKRRFPGIQVQVVEGDSVSLYERIKEHPIDLIMDGGTVKESAYEMVPFIEETVLLCVPQENPINQKLRKYQMTAKDIHENRYQLSKMPAVPLKCFSEELFVLMKPGHDLYARGVEICEEAGFVPRSSMRLSQMMTAYNFCSQGLGVTFATDLLVKMQPGNSHLVFYRIGDPRSKRPVFLAYRKGAYMTKSMASFIDIARKQLFLDPQQSLL, translated from the coding sequence ATGTTGCAGGAAATGGCTTATGTTTATGAGGTCTATCGTGAGCGGAGTTTTTCTAAGGCTGCAAAAAATCTATATATTTCCCAACCTGCTCTGAGCACCTATGTCAAGCGGGTTGAAAATCAGATCGGACAAAAAATTTTTGATCGGAATGTAACACCGATTGAACTGACCGAAGCCGGACGAGCTTATATCGATACGGCGGAAAAAATTTTAACCGATGAAAAAGATCTGATTCGTTATCTAAACGATCTTTCTGATATGAAAACTGGAACGATTACAATCGGCGGAACCCATTTTTATTCCTCTTATCTTTTACCGCCGATTATTAAGGAGTTTAAACGTCGTTTTCCTGGAATTCAGGTACAGGTAGTGGAAGGAGACTCGGTATCTCTTTACGAAAGAATTAAAGAGCATCCAATTGACCTGATTATGGATGGCGGTACCGTAAAGGAATCTGCTTACGAAATGGTTCCTTTTATTGAAGAGACCGTTTTGCTCTGTGTGCCTCAAGAAAATCCCATCAATCAAAAATTACGCAAGTATCAGATGACCGCGAAGGATATTCATGAGAATCGATATCAACTTTCCAAAATGCCGGCAGTTCCTTTAAAGTGCTTCTCGGAAGAACTTTTTGTTCTGATGAAACCAGGGCATGATCTCTATGCAAGAGGAGTGGAAATTTGTGAGGAAGCAGGCTTTGTGCCCCGTTCTTCTATGCGGCTAAGTCAGATGATGACTGCCTATAATTTTTGCAGTCAAGGATTAGGCGTTACGTTTGCTACTGATTTATTAGTAAAAATGCAGCCGGGAAATTCTCATTTGGTTTTTTATCGAATTGGAGATCCGCGCTCTAAACGTCCAGTATTTCTGGCTTACCGGAAAGGCGCTTATATGACAAAATCAATGGCGTCGTTTATTGATATTGCACGCAAACAACTTTTTCTTGATCCACAACAAAGTCTTCTGTAA
- a CDS encoding DegV family protein, which yields MPNYVIVTDSSCDLNQEIAEQLELKVLPLSFHLDGKEHKNELDWPEITPEKFYKKLREGSSCTTSAVNMESFKNLMETYLKEGLDVLCPCFSSGLSGTYQAAKMAGEELTALYPERKIYVIDTLCASLGQGLLIWYAANQRLNGKSIDEVRDWIEKNKLHLCHWFTVDDLNFLKRGGRVNSAAALFGTVLGIKPVMHVDNNGHLIPISKVRGRKASLDSLVDHMAQTATDPKNQTVFISHGDSKEDAEYVANQIKERLGTKTVFINFIGPVIGAHAGPGTIALFFLGTNR from the coding sequence GTGCCCAATTACGTAATTGTCACTGATTCTTCCTGTGATCTTAACCAAGAGATAGCCGAACAGTTGGAGCTAAAGGTTTTGCCGCTTTCGTTTCATCTTGATGGAAAAGAGCATAAAAACGAGCTAGACTGGCCAGAAATTACACCGGAAAAATTCTACAAAAAGCTGCGTGAAGGTTCGTCCTGTACGACTAGTGCCGTCAACATGGAATCTTTTAAAAATTTGATGGAAACCTATTTAAAAGAGGGTCTGGATGTTTTATGTCCCTGCTTTTCTTCAGGATTAAGCGGTACCTACCAAGCGGCCAAAATGGCTGGAGAAGAGCTGACTGCTCTTTATCCGGAGCGAAAAATCTATGTAATTGATACTCTCTGTGCATCGCTTGGGCAAGGCCTTTTAATTTGGTATGCTGCTAACCAGCGTTTAAATGGAAAATCAATTGACGAAGTACGGGATTGGATTGAAAAAAACAAACTTCATCTTTGCCATTGGTTTACGGTTGATGATTTAAATTTCCTCAAGCGTGGCGGAAGAGTCAATAGTGCCGCGGCACTGTTTGGTACTGTTCTCGGCATTAAACCGGTCATGCATGTAGATAATAATGGGCACTTAATTCCGATTAGTAAGGTACGCGGCCGCAAAGCTTCTCTGGATTCTTTAGTTGATCATATGGCTCAAACCGCCACTGACCCAAAAAATCAAACGGTTTTTATCAGCCATGGGGATTCCAAAGAAGATGCAGAATATGTAGCAAATCAGATAAAAGAGCGATTGGGAACAAAAACGGTTTTTATCAATTTTATAGGCCCCGTGATTGGTGCCCATGCAGGTCCAGGAACCATTGCTTTGTTTTTTCTTGGAACCAACCGCTAA